The following is a genomic window from Candidatus Binataceae bacterium.
ACAATTCGCACGCCTGGCGAGGCACCCCTCGGCGATTCGATTGCTCGGGAAACTCGGCGCTATCGCGCTTAAACCCTTCGCCCGTGATGGGTGGATAAAGCGCATGCCGCCGCCATTTTCGAATTGGACTGGCATCCGTGACTTTCCGCGTCCACGGCCACGGCGCAGGAAGATCGGGGCGGACGAGGACTGACCATTGGCTGACCTGCAAGCAATCGTCGCGCGCGTGAAGAACGCACTCGTGTCCAGCGGGCCGGCACCCAGTCACAAAGCGCCGGTGGCGCCGTCATTGCAGCCAGACGGCCATCGCGCTGAGTTGGTGAGCCGTTTCGCTCGTGAAGTGGAAGCGGTTGGCGCCCGAATCATCGGTCCCGTCGCGCCGGAGCAACTGGCTGATCGGGTGGCCGCGATCGTTCGCGAACGCGGCCTCAAATCGATCGCGGTGGGCGAGGGCGTGGTGGTTGACTTGAGCCGGGTGGGGAAGACGCTCAGCGAATCCGGAATCGAGGTGATCCGAACCGGCAGCGTCGATGGCAGCACGCGGCCGGAATTGCGCAAGCAACTGGCGCAAGTCGATGCGGGTCTCGCCGAAGCCGACTATGCGATCGCATCGACCGGTACGCTCGCGGTCCTAAGCGATGAAACCCGTCCCTCGGCGCTGACCCTCTTGCCACCCGCCAGCTTGGTGGTGGTGCGGGTCGACCGGATGAAAGCTGACCTGGCGTCGGCGTTAGCCGCGCTGGGCCACGCGGCGCTGGAGTCGCATCGCTTGACCCTGATAACCGGGCCCAGCCGCACGGCGGACATCGAGAAACGCATCGTGATGGGGGTGCATGGACCCAAGTCGCTCGACGTAATCGTGGTGTGGCCACGCGATGACTGAAGTCCAACTTTTCTCGACCTGCCTCGCGGAAGAGTTTTT
Proteins encoded in this region:
- a CDS encoding lactate utilization protein, encoding MADLQAIVARVKNALVSSGPAPSHKAPVAPSLQPDGHRAELVSRFAREVEAVGARIIGPVAPEQLADRVAAIVRERGLKSIAVGEGVVVDLSRVGKTLSESGIEVIRTGSVDGSTRPELRKQLAQVDAGLAEADYAIASTGTLAVLSDETRPSALTLLPPASLVVVRVDRMKADLASALAALGHAALESHRLTLITGPSRTADIEKRIVMGVHGPKSLDVIVVWPRDD